In one Bradyrhizobium sp. 4 genomic region, the following are encoded:
- a CDS encoding response regulator → MIEIGSPHQRPPGASAKPTVYVVDDDAAVLGSLRFLLETEGFAVQTFRSAPALLNATTPPGADCYVIDYKMPDINGIELAWRLRQSDADRPVILITGYPDGNISVKAAAAGIKDVILKPLLDENLAKCIRHAIQDRRGH, encoded by the coding sequence ATGATCGAGATCGGCTCGCCCCATCAGCGGCCCCCAGGCGCATCGGCAAAGCCCACCGTCTACGTGGTCGACGACGATGCCGCGGTGCTGGGATCCCTGCGCTTCCTGCTGGAAACCGAGGGCTTTGCCGTGCAGACCTTCAGGAGCGCTCCGGCGCTGCTCAATGCGACGACCCCGCCCGGCGCGGACTGCTACGTGATCGACTACAAGATGCCTGACATCAATGGCATCGAGTTGGCCTGGCGGCTGCGCCAATCCGACGCCGACAGGCCCGTGATCCTGATCACCGGCTATCCCGACGGAAATATCTCGGTAAAGGCAGCGGCGGCAGGGATCAAGGACGTGATTTTGAAGCCGCTCCTCGATGAAAACCTGGCGAAATGCATCCGCCACGCCATCCAGGACAGGCGCGGCCACTGA